The following is a genomic window from Nitrospira sp. SG-bin1.
TCGGCGAGATATTGCGACCGGCGTGCAGTATGAATCGGGGATTCAACCGACCGGCAATGCGCAAATCCGCCTTCCCATCCAGTACTACCTGGTCGCGATGTTCTTCGTGATTTTCGACTTGGAAGCCGTCTTTCTCTATGCCTGGGCGGTGGCGGTCAAAGAAACGGGTTGGCTCGGCTTCATCGAGGTGACGATCTTCGTCGCGATTCTCTTGGCGGCGCTGGCCTATTTGTGGCGTATCGGCGCATTGGATTGGAGCGCCCGATATCAACGACCGCCTGTCCGTCGCCTTCATCGTTTTCAAGTGAAGGAGCGGGCCGATGCGCGGGTGGCGTAACGGAAGACTGGAAGGGACTTCCATCAGGGACGGCGGCGACGGCTCCCTGGCGACCGTGGTCGGTCAGTCGGTGTTGCTCGCCACACTCCAAGATTTACTGGCTTGGGGCAGGAAGAATTCGCTCTGGCCGCTGAATTTCGGCCTGTCCTGTTGCTACGTGGAAATGGCGACCAGTCTGACCAGCGTCTACGACGTGGCCCGGTTCGGCGCCGAAGTCGTCCGCGGTTCTCCCCGCCAAGCCGATGTCCTGGTGGTCTCCGGTACGGTGTTCATCAAGGTGGCTCCGATCATCAAGCAGCTGTACGAACAGATGATGGAGCCCCGGTGGGTGATCTCAATGGGTTCCTGCGCGAACTCAGGAGGAATGTTCGACGCGTACTCCGTCGTGCAGGGTGTGGACAAATTCCTTCCCGTGGACGTGTACATGCCGGGGTGCCCCCCGCCCCCCCATGCCTTCATGGAATGTCTGCTGCTTTTACAAGATAAAGTCGGTCGGGAACGACGGCCGTTGAGTTGGTGGTTCGGTCCGCAAGACGTCCAAAAACCGATCATGCCGTCGATGAGGGACATGAAACGAGAAGAACGGATCCATCGGCGGGACTATCCGGCCCCGGATATCCTTCCCAGAACCGATCTCCTCTCGCCGCGCTTCGCGGCACAACAGCCGGATGAATCGGCCTCCAAGCCATGAACCGACTATCATCGACCATTGAAGGCGTGTCCGTCGGTGTTTCCGGCGTGGTGAAGGAACTGGAGAGTCGCTTCGGCTCCGGCGGAATTATGGCTTTTCAGCCCACAAAAGATGAGATCCCGACTGTCTGGATCGATAACAATCGGCTGCGTGACACGCTGACATATTTGAAGTCCGAGATTCCCCGTCCGTTTCCCATGCTGTTCGATTTGAGCGCGACCGACGAACGGCTGCGCCGCAATCATGGCGGGTTGCCGATCGGGCTGTTCACCGTCTTCTATCGCCTCTATTCATTCGATCGCAATGAATCGCTCCGCATTAAAGTACCCCTCCGCGAGGAACCTCTCTCGTTGCCGTCCGTCATGGATCTCTGGCCGAACGCCGATTGGTATGAGCGCGAAATATACGACATGTTCGGCATCCGGTTCGAAGGCCACCCGTTTCTCCGCCGTCTCCTCATGCCTCCGTGGTGGGACGGCCATCCCCTGCGGAAAGAACATCCGGCGCGCGGAACGGAGATGGGCCGTTTCCAACTGCCGCCGGAAAAGCTGGCCATGACGCAGGAAGCGTTGCGGTTCAAGCCGGAAGACTGGGGGTTGGTCCGCACCCATCACGACTCCGACTTCGACTACATGTTCATCAACCTCGGGCCGGCTCATACCGGCACGCACGGCGTCTTGAGGCTCGTCACGCAACTGGCGGGCGAAGAAATCATCGACATCGTGCCCGATATCGGCTTCCACCATCGGGCCAAGGAAAAGATCGCCGAGCGGCAGACCTGGCACACCTTCATTCCCTATACCGACCGTGTCGACTACCTCCAAGGTGTGCTCAACGAGATGCCCTACTGCCTCTCGGTCGAGCGACTGGCCGGCATCACGGTTCCAGACCGGGCGCAGGTCATCCGCGTCATGATGAGCGAGTTCTATCGTCTGGCCAGTCATCTCGTGTGGTACGGCACTTTCGCGCAGGACGTCGGCGCCCTCTCTCCGGTCTTTTACATGTTCAACGACCGCGAGCGGATTCATGCGATCACGGAGGCGATTTGCGGCGGTCGCATGCACCCGAACTGGTTCCGGATCGGAGGCGTGTCCCAGGATCTCCCCGTCGGTTGGGACAAACTGGTCAAACAGTTCGTGGACTACCTCCCCGGCCGTTTGGATGAATACGAGCGGCTGGTGATGGACAATCCGATTTTCAAGGAACGGACGGTCGGCATCGGCGCCTTCACGCTCGAAGACGCGATCGCGTGGGGCGCGACCGGCCCCATGTTGCGTGCCTGCGGGCTGCCCTGGGATCTGCGCAAGGTCCGCCCCTACTCCGGTTACGATCGGTTCGACTTCGAAGTTCCGGTCGGCTCCCGCGGAGATTGTTACGATCGGGCCGTCGTGCACGTGCTGGAGATGCGGCAGTCGTTGCGCATCATCCGCCAGTGCCTCGACCACATGCCGGCCGGTCCGTACAAATCTCTCGATTCCCTGACGACTCCTCCGCTCAAAGAACGGACCATGCATGATATCGAGACCCTCATCCATCATTTTCTGGGGGTGAGTTGGGGACCGGTGCTGCCGCCGGGCGAGGCGGAAGTGCCCACGGAATCGTCGAAGGGCCAGACCAGCTATTACTTGACCAGCGATGGGGCACAAGTTTCGTACCGGACGAGAATCCGTACC
Proteins encoded in this region:
- a CDS encoding NADH-quinone oxidoreductase subunit C/D (NuoCD; NDH-1 shuttles electrons from NADH, via FMN and iron-sulfur (Fe-S) centers, to quinones in the respiratory chain; subunits NuoCD, E, F, and G constitute the peripheral sector of the complex; in Escherichia coli this gene encodes a fusion protein of NuoC and NuoD that are found separate in other organisms), which produces MNRLSSTIEGVSVGVSGVVKELESRFGSGGIMAFQPTKDEIPTVWIDNNRLRDTLTYLKSEIPRPFPMLFDLSATDERLRRNHGGLPIGLFTVFYRLYSFDRNESLRIKVPLREEPLSLPSVMDLWPNADWYEREIYDMFGIRFEGHPFLRRLLMPPWWDGHPLRKEHPARGTEMGRFQLPPEKLAMTQEALRFKPEDWGLVRTHHDSDFDYMFINLGPAHTGTHGVLRLVTQLAGEEIIDIVPDIGFHHRAKEKIAERQTWHTFIPYTDRVDYLQGVLNEMPYCLSVERLAGITVPDRAQVIRVMMSEFYRLASHLVWYGTFAQDVGALSPVFYMFNDRERIHAITEAICGGRMHPNWFRIGGVSQDLPVGWDKLVKQFVDYLPGRLDEYERLVMDNPIFKERTVGIGAFTLEDAIAWGATGPMLRACGLPWDLRKVRPYSGYDRFDFEVPVGSRGDCYDRAVVHVLEMRQSLRIIRQCLDHMPAGPYKSLDSLTTPPLKERTMHDIETLIHHFLGVSWGPVLPPGEAEVPTESSKGQTSYYLTSDGAQVSYRTRIRTPSFAHIQMVPFMARGALLPDLLAILGSVDFVLSDVDR